In a genomic window of Deinococcus metalli:
- a CDS encoding metallophosphoesterase: MSPAGLDVIGDVHGCHTELVALLDALGYAWNGGALVPPPGRRAVFVGDLVDRGPDVVEVVRLVRRAVQGGAALSVRGNHDERLARALGGDSVEATRSLHVSLAQLSAVDAAERDAVWHFLAALPARLELDGGRLLVVHAGELDTDDPATRERFNVWGTAPGVPPELDWAGRYTGSALVASGHTSVLSPKWRGRTVNLDTGCVFGGQLTALRYPELDVVAVPARRAYASTAHWRALTGVGA; encoded by the coding sequence GTGAGCCCGGCGGGCCTCGACGTGATCGGGGACGTGCACGGCTGCCACACGGAACTCGTGGCCCTGCTGGACGCGCTGGGCTACGCGTGGAACGGCGGGGCGCTGGTGCCGCCGCCGGGCCGCCGGGCGGTGTTCGTGGGCGATCTGGTCGACCGCGGGCCGGACGTGGTGGAGGTCGTGCGGCTGGTCCGCCGGGCGGTGCAGGGCGGCGCGGCGCTGAGCGTGCGCGGCAACCATGACGAGCGCCTGGCCCGCGCGCTGGGCGGGGACAGCGTGGAGGCCACGCGGTCGCTGCACGTGTCGCTGGCGCAGCTCTCGGCCGTGGACGCGGCCGAGCGGGACGCCGTCTGGCACTTCCTGGCGGCGCTGCCCGCGCGGCTGGAGCTGGACGGTGGCCGCCTGCTGGTCGTGCACGCGGGCGAACTGGACACGGACGACCCGGCCACCCGCGAGCGTTTCAACGTGTGGGGCACCGCGCCGGGCGTACCGCCGGAGCTGGACTGGGCGGGCCGCTACACCGGGTCGGCGCTGGTCGCCTCCGGGCACACGTCGGTGCTGTCCCCGAAGTGGCGGGGGCGCACGGTGAACCTCGACACCGGCTGCGTGTTCGGCGGGCAGCTCACGGCCCTGCGCTACCCGGAACTGGACGTGGTGGCCGTGCCCGCGCGCCGGGCGTATGCGTCCACCGCGCACTGGCGCGCCCTGACCGGGGTGGGCGCGTGA
- the ispF gene encoding 2-C-methyl-D-erythritol 2,4-cyclodiphosphate synthase, translated as MTSPLPYRIGYGEDAHRLEAGRSLVLGGVTVPDAPHGAVAHSDGDAVLHAVADALLAGLALGDIGQYFPDTAAEWRGLDSRVIVARALELVRERGYAPVNVALVVTLDRPKLGPLRTDIARSVAALLALPEAEVGVSFKTSEGLAPAHVQVRVSALLARVEPAE; from the coding sequence ATGACTTCTCCCCTTCCCTACCGCATCGGGTACGGCGAGGACGCCCACCGCCTGGAGGCGGGGCGGTCCCTGGTCCTGGGCGGCGTGACCGTTCCAGACGCGCCGCACGGCGCGGTGGCGCACAGCGACGGCGACGCGGTGCTGCACGCGGTCGCGGACGCCCTGCTGGCGGGACTGGCGCTGGGCGACATCGGGCAGTACTTCCCGGACACCGCCGCCGAGTGGCGCGGCCTGGACTCGCGGGTGATCGTGGCGCGCGCCCTGGAACTCGTGCGCGAGCGGGGCTACGCGCCGGTGAACGTGGCGCTGGTGGTCACGCTCGACCGCCCCAAGCTGGGGCCGCTGCGGACAGACATTGCGCGCAGCGTGGCGGCGCTGCTGGCCCTGCCGGAGGCCGAGGTCGGCGTGAGCTTCAAGACCTCCGAGGGGCTCGCGCCGGCGCACGTGCAGGTGCGTGTGAGCGCGCTGCTGGCCCGGGTGGAGCCCGCAGAGTGA
- a CDS encoding GGDEF domain-containing protein: protein MTPTPPDPLFEHLPHAALLWSGPPGITSAPRRNAAYDQRHPAAALPDTARTWPDGVHVRRLPTHGGDLRFCRVHVATLPGAARLALIEDVHEYHTDPLTGLLDRRALQHDILSETPGSVVLLGIEGLGGVNHTLGHAAGDDLLRALATLLAAAADAGRGQAYRLGGDVFVLHTPRPVPAERLDHLQGRFQRAACRLGVRSAHVFTGTAHAPQHGNTLHHLILHADAAISEDAPERPDGAARFLGPAEPEVTPHPARRPRGWAGS from the coding sequence GTGACCCCCACCCCGCCCGACCCCCTCTTCGAGCACCTGCCCCACGCGGCCCTGCTGTGGTCAGGTCCCCCCGGCATCACGTCGGCGCCCCGGCGCAACGCCGCGTACGACCAGCGCCACCCCGCCGCAGCGCTGCCGGACACCGCGCGCACGTGGCCGGACGGCGTGCACGTGCGCCGCCTGCCCACCCACGGGGGCGACCTGCGCTTCTGCCGCGTGCACGTGGCGACCCTGCCCGGCGCGGCCCGTCTGGCCCTGATCGAGGACGTGCACGAGTACCACACCGACCCCCTGACCGGCCTGCTCGACCGGCGCGCGCTGCAGCACGACATCCTGTCCGAGACGCCCGGCAGCGTCGTGCTGCTCGGTATCGAGGGCCTCGGGGGGGTCAATCACACCCTCGGCCACGCCGCCGGGGACGACCTGCTGCGGGCGCTCGCCACGCTGCTGGCCGCGGCCGCCGACGCCGGGCGCGGTCAGGCCTACCGGCTGGGCGGCGACGTGTTCGTGCTGCACACGCCGCGGCCGGTGCCGGCGGAGCGGCTGGACCACCTCCAGGGCCGCTTCCAGCGGGCTGCGTGCCGGCTGGGGGTCCGCAGCGCCCACGTCTTCACCGGCACGGCGCATGCTCCGCAGCACGGCAACACCCTCCACCACCTGATCCTGCACGCCGACGCCGCGATCAGCGAGGACGCCCCGGAGCGCCCGGACGGCGCGGCCCGCTTCCTGGGCCCGGCCGAGCCCGAGGTCACGCCACACCCGGCGCGCCGCCCGCGTGGCTGGGCCGGGTCATGA